A section of the Leptospira semungkisensis genome encodes:
- a CDS encoding nitroreductase: MSSFSSEIESIDISGISSSVEDAVLTRHSIRDYEPRAIEASVLKDLFSKSLRSPSWKNSQPWKVHVVSGAKKDKLANLMTERAKEDSAPVPDTIWPSGFPSDAKKRMFDLGMKIYGAAGIERKDKEARDKFMLRNFEFFGAPTGVFITTEFELNFYIALDIGCYLNTIMLLARSYGLGSVPQAALSAFPEVVRKELGLSDSEKVVCGLSLGYPKADSNLNRFHTPREEISNLVKFYE, encoded by the coding sequence ATGTCTTCCTTTTCCTCGGAAATAGAATCCATCGATATATCTGGGATCTCTTCCTCAGTAGAAGATGCTGTCCTAACCAGGCATAGTATTCGTGATTACGAGCCAAGGGCAATCGAGGCGTCCGTCCTAAAGGATCTTTTCTCTAAATCCTTACGTTCCCCAAGTTGGAAGAATAGCCAACCTTGGAAGGTGCATGTGGTCAGCGGAGCAAAGAAAGATAAATTGGCGAATCTCATGACAGAAAGAGCCAAAGAAGACTCCGCTCCGGTTCCTGATACGATTTGGCCTAGCGGTTTTCCTTCGGATGCAAAGAAGAGAATGTTCGATCTTGGAATGAAGATCTACGGAGCAGCAGGTATTGAGAGAAAGGACAAGGAGGCTCGGGATAAATTCATGCTCCGCAATTTCGAATTTTTCGGAGCTCCTACCGGAGTGTTTATCACCACTGAATTTGAGCTGAATTTTTATATCGCATTGGACATAGGTTGTTATCTGAACACAATCATGCTTCTTGCTAGGAGTTATGGATTAGGAAGTGTTCCTCAGGCTGCCCTCTCTGCGTTTCCGGAAGTGGTGAGAAAGGAATTGGGCCTTTCGGATTCAGAGAAGGTGGTCTGCGGTCTGAGTCTGGGCTATCCTAAGGCCGACTCGAATTTGAATCGCTTCCATACTCCAAGAGAAGAAATTTCGAATTTAGTAAAATTCTACGAGTGA
- the kdpB gene encoding potassium-transporting ATPase subunit KdpB — protein MKNQNTSFFQDPKLILRAVLDSFLKLDPRVQWKNPVMFLVYVGAILTTVDLFLQEANFSFGLQITLWLWATVLFANFAEALAEGRGKAKAESLKKTRKESQARKLNGSSVVTLASSELRTGDKVICESGDLIPGDGEVVEGIASVDESAITGESAPVIRESGGDRSAVTGGTKVLSDKIIVQITTDPGKTFLDKMISLVEGASRQKTPNEIALSILLSALSLVFLVAITALVPAVFYSQKEGGGSLGLAGSFPALVGLLVCLIPTTIGGLLSAIGISGMDRLMRRNVIAKSGRAIEAAGDIDVLLLDKTGTITLGNRMATRFVPSPGISERVLADAAQLSSLSDETPEGRSIVVLAKEKFGLRARNLSELGGRFVPFTAKTKMSGVDFDPGPDGKSKPGIRKGAAESIRNYIVSLGGEFPREVSDIVEEIAREGGTPLVVSEGREILGVVHLKDIVKGGIRERFARLRQMGIRTVMITGDNPLTAAAIAAEAGVDDFIAEATPETKLKRIREEQSSGKLVAMIGDGTNDAPALAQADVGVAMNTGTQTAREAGNMIDLDSNPTKLIEIVEIGKQLLMTRGSLTTFSIANDVSKYFVILPAMFAGLYPVFGKGALSILNILGFESPESAVLSAVIFNALILVFLVPLALKGVEYKPIGADSVLARNVFIYGFGGLALPFLAIKLIDIVLRYVKGAFV, from the coding sequence ATGAAAAATCAAAATACTTCTTTTTTCCAAGACCCGAAACTCATCCTACGTGCGGTCTTGGATTCCTTTTTAAAATTGGATCCAAGGGTCCAATGGAAGAATCCGGTCATGTTCCTTGTATATGTGGGAGCGATCCTCACGACTGTGGATCTATTTTTACAAGAAGCGAATTTTTCTTTCGGATTGCAGATCACTCTTTGGCTTTGGGCAACAGTTCTTTTTGCGAACTTTGCAGAGGCTCTCGCAGAAGGTAGAGGAAAGGCAAAGGCAGAGTCTTTGAAGAAAACTAGAAAAGAATCCCAGGCTAGAAAATTAAACGGATCTTCCGTTGTTACGCTTGCTTCTTCCGAATTGAGAACGGGAGACAAGGTGATTTGTGAGTCTGGAGATTTGATCCCGGGAGACGGAGAGGTTGTGGAAGGGATCGCTTCTGTAGACGAATCTGCGATTACGGGAGAATCGGCGCCTGTGATCCGCGAATCCGGTGGAGATAGATCCGCAGTTACCGGAGGAACCAAGGTTCTAAGCGACAAGATCATCGTGCAGATCACTACGGATCCGGGAAAGACCTTCTTAGATAAAATGATCTCTCTTGTGGAAGGAGCTTCTCGTCAGAAGACTCCGAACGAGATCGCGCTCTCTATCCTATTATCCGCATTATCCTTAGTGTTCTTAGTGGCGATCACAGCACTTGTTCCTGCTGTCTTCTATAGCCAAAAAGAAGGAGGAGGGAGTTTGGGACTTGCAGGTTCTTTTCCTGCGTTAGTCGGTCTTTTGGTATGTCTTATTCCCACCACGATTGGAGGTCTTCTTTCTGCCATCGGTATCAGCGGCATGGATCGGCTAATGAGAAGGAATGTGATCGCTAAATCAGGCAGGGCAATTGAAGCAGCGGGAGATATAGATGTCCTTCTTTTAGATAAGACAGGAACAATTACTCTTGGAAATCGAATGGCAACTAGGTTCGTGCCTTCTCCAGGAATCAGCGAGCGGGTGTTAGCCGACGCAGCTCAGTTATCTTCTTTGTCGGACGAAACTCCGGAAGGAAGATCTATCGTTGTTTTGGCAAAGGAGAAGTTCGGGTTAAGAGCTAGAAATCTGTCCGAGTTAGGAGGCAGGTTTGTTCCCTTCACTGCGAAGACTAAAATGAGTGGAGTAGACTTCGACCCGGGCCCCGATGGAAAATCGAAACCTGGAATTAGAAAGGGAGCCGCTGAATCCATTCGAAATTATATCGTAAGCTTGGGCGGTGAATTTCCGAGAGAAGTTTCCGATATCGTCGAAGAGATCGCAAGAGAAGGAGGAACCCCTCTCGTAGTCTCGGAAGGAAGAGAGATCCTTGGAGTTGTGCATCTCAAAGATATCGTGAAAGGCGGCATTCGAGAAAGATTTGCAAGGCTAAGACAAATGGGAATTCGCACCGTGATGATTACTGGAGATAACCCATTAACGGCTGCAGCCATTGCTGCAGAAGCTGGAGTGGATGATTTTATCGCAGAAGCAACACCCGAAACAAAGCTAAAGAGGATTAGAGAGGAACAGTCCAGCGGAAAGCTTGTGGCAATGATAGGGGACGGAACGAATGACGCGCCTGCCCTTGCTCAAGCGGACGTAGGGGTTGCTATGAATACTGGGACTCAAACTGCAAGAGAAGCAGGAAATATGATCGATCTGGATAGCAATCCTACCAAGCTCATAGAGATTGTAGAGATCGGAAAACAGCTTCTGATGACCAGAGGATCTCTTACTACTTTTAGTATCGCAAACGATGTTTCCAAATATTTCGTGATACTTCCTGCGATGTTTGCCGGACTCTATCCTGTATTCGGAAAAGGTGCATTATCGATTCTGAATATTCTGGGATTTGAAAGTCCGGAGTCGGCGGTTTTAAGTGCTGTTATCTTTAACGCTTTAATCCTTGTCTTTCTGGTTCCCTTGGCATTGAAGGGTGTCGAATACAAACCGATAGGAGCCGATTCAGTCTTGGCAAGGAATGTGTTCATCTACGGCTTCGGAGGATTGGCGCTTCCTTTCCTCGCTATCAAACTTATAGATATCGTTTTGAGATATGTAAAAGGAGCATTTGTATGA
- a CDS encoding TetR/AcrR family transcriptional regulator, which yields MSSRETGPKDRILETAVRLFQLQGYGNTGINQIIQESQTAKASFYDYFPSKDALGRAYIEFYGKEQIILLEKLKARSKNAKEFIQAWTQILRRQTRKSQFAGCPMANIAAQIASTSIPISEEVKKLTQKTIDFLAVYLKESQAKGQVPKSSDAQILARRVFACYEGVLQIWKLTGKISALDDLPGMTDAILKNPAKD from the coding sequence ATGTCAAGCAGAGAAACCGGCCCCAAGGACAGGATTTTAGAAACAGCAGTCCGACTCTTTCAATTACAGGGCTACGGAAATACTGGGATCAATCAGATCATCCAAGAATCCCAAACTGCCAAGGCAAGCTTCTATGACTACTTTCCTTCCAAGGACGCGTTAGGAAGGGCCTATATAGAATTTTATGGAAAAGAGCAGATCATTCTATTAGAAAAATTGAAAGCAAGGTCCAAGAATGCTAAGGAATTCATCCAGGCCTGGACCCAAATCTTACGAAGACAAACAAGAAAGAGTCAGTTTGCAGGTTGCCCAATGGCAAATATTGCAGCCCAGATCGCTTCTACTTCTATTCCTATCTCGGAAGAAGTGAAAAAGCTAACTCAAAAGACGATCGACTTTCTTGCTGTCTATCTAAAGGAATCCCAAGCAAAAGGACAGGTCCCAAAATCCTCGGACGCTCAGATACTCGCAAGAAGAGTGTTCGCCTGCTACGAAGGAGTATTGCAGATCTGGAAACTCACCGGAAAGATTTCCGCGTTAGACGATCTACCAGGAATGACAGACGCAATTCTAAAGAATCCAGCCAAAGATTAG
- the kdpF gene encoding K(+)-transporting ATPase subunit F, which yields MSYPFLVVLVFALCGYLTFAIIRPEKF from the coding sequence TTGTCTTATCCTTTTCTTGTTGTTTTAGTATTCGCACTCTGCGGGTATCTAACGTTCGCGATTATCCGGCCGGAAAAATTTTAG
- the kdpA gene encoding potassium-transporting ATPase subunit KdpA, whose protein sequence is MNGNDSIFFFLYFAALFLISPWLGIYIARVMEGEYPRVFGPISSFENFFYRITKTGEEPSDVRRYFWDLISFTLLCLFFVTLGLHFQEYLPGNPESKSGLPWDLAWNTAVSFVTNTNWQAYSGEVSLSYTSQMLLLGVQNFVSAGVGISVLVALVRGIASKPNESKGLGNFYQDLTRSILYILLPISFLVAIILVAQGVVMDFSPYVSATGLEGSSVKIPLGPAASQIAIKQLGTNGGGFFGVNSSHPFENPSSFSSWIQCLLILLLPGALPFAYGKWVGSWKAGLSIFLGMAILFAISLGVGLSSEHSFEGAWEGKETRFGISQSILWGTATTAASNGSVNAMHDSFSPLAGGVAVWNILLGEVVFGGVGVGLVGMLFYVILTVFIAGLMVGRTPEYFGKKIESKEVKFALFGVLAPGLSILVFTAIALVSDLGLSSRANQGPHGLTEILYAFASAAGNNGSAFAGLNANTPFYNFALSFCMLLGRFAVILPALGLGAALLGKKQTPKGEGTFSTESPLFVLLLLSIIFLVGALTFLPLLVLGPGTEHILLPTGTKF, encoded by the coding sequence ATGAACGGTAACGACTCGATCTTCTTCTTTCTTTATTTTGCGGCTCTCTTTCTTATCTCTCCATGGCTGGGAATTTATATCGCCCGTGTTATGGAAGGTGAATATCCAAGAGTCTTTGGGCCAATCTCTAGTTTCGAAAACTTCTTCTATAGAATCACTAAGACTGGAGAGGAGCCTTCCGATGTTCGAAGATATTTCTGGGACCTGATCTCGTTTACTCTACTCTGTTTATTCTTCGTAACCCTCGGACTTCACTTCCAAGAATATCTACCTGGCAATCCGGAGTCCAAGTCGGGGCTTCCTTGGGATCTTGCTTGGAATACTGCAGTTAGTTTTGTTACGAACACGAATTGGCAAGCGTATTCGGGAGAAGTATCTCTTTCTTATACAAGCCAAATGCTTTTGTTAGGAGTTCAAAACTTCGTGAGTGCAGGAGTAGGAATTTCTGTGCTTGTAGCCTTGGTGAGAGGAATTGCATCCAAGCCGAATGAATCAAAAGGTCTTGGGAATTTTTACCAAGACCTAACTCGAAGTATATTATATATTCTTTTACCGATTTCATTTCTCGTGGCTATCATTCTCGTTGCGCAAGGTGTGGTCATGGACTTCTCACCGTATGTGAGTGCAACAGGATTAGAAGGGTCTTCCGTAAAGATCCCTTTAGGACCTGCTGCTTCTCAGATTGCAATCAAGCAATTGGGAACGAATGGAGGAGGATTCTTCGGAGTGAATTCTTCTCATCCGTTTGAAAATCCCAGTTCTTTTTCGAGTTGGATCCAATGTCTTTTGATCCTTCTCTTGCCGGGAGCTCTTCCGTTCGCTTACGGAAAATGGGTAGGATCTTGGAAGGCAGGACTCTCTATCTTTCTTGGCATGGCGATCTTATTTGCGATCAGTCTAGGAGTGGGTCTCTCTTCGGAACATTCTTTTGAAGGTGCTTGGGAAGGGAAGGAAACACGATTCGGAATCTCTCAAAGCATTCTTTGGGGAACTGCAACCACAGCAGCGTCTAACGGATCGGTCAATGCGATGCACGATAGCTTCTCTCCTTTAGCAGGAGGAGTTGCAGTTTGGAATATACTTCTCGGAGAAGTTGTCTTCGGAGGAGTTGGAGTTGGACTTGTAGGAATGCTCTTCTACGTGATCCTCACAGTCTTTATCGCGGGCTTGATGGTTGGTAGAACTCCTGAATATTTCGGCAAGAAGATTGAATCCAAAGAAGTGAAGTTCGCTTTGTTTGGAGTATTGGCACCGGGACTCAGCATTCTCGTTTTCACCGCAATCGCTCTAGTATCCGATCTTGGTCTCTCTTCTAGAGCGAACCAGGGACCTCATGGTTTGACGGAGATCTTATACGCTTTCGCATCTGCTGCAGGGAATAATGGGTCGGCATTTGCCGGCTTGAATGCGAACACTCCCTTTTACAACTTTGCACTTTCTTTCTGCATGTTGCTCGGAAGATTTGCGGTGATCCTTCCCGCATTAGGGTTAGGAGCGGCATTGCTTGGTAAAAAACAAACACCCAAGGGAGAAGGGACCTTCTCCACGGAGAGCCCTCTCTTTGTCTTGCTTCTACTTTCCATTATATTTCTAGTAGGAGCTCTTACATTCCTTCCATTGCTAGTGCTCGGACCAGGGACGGAGCATATTCTTCTCCCAACAGGAACTAAGTTTTAA
- a CDS encoding arsenosugar biosynthesis-associated peroxidase-like protein: protein MSQNNTYYHPEDLKKFGNIGEFGPDLAKKFFDYYGSVFADGALSAKEKSLIALAVSHVVQCPYCIDAYTTDTLEKGATEEQLWEAIHVGAAIRGGASLVHSVQALNKVKELGI, encoded by the coding sequence GTGTCTCAAAATAATACTTATTATCATCCGGAAGATCTAAAGAAATTCGGGAACATAGGCGAATTTGGACCCGATTTAGCAAAGAAATTCTTCGATTATTATGGATCGGTTTTCGCAGATGGGGCTTTGAGTGCTAAGGAAAAATCCCTGATTGCACTTGCAGTTTCTCATGTCGTGCAATGTCCTTATTGCATAGACGCATACACTACGGACACTTTAGAAAAGGGTGCAACCGAAGAACAACTTTGGGAAGCGATCCATGTAGGAGCGGCGATCCGAGGTGGAGCAAGTCTGGTTCATAGCGTGCAAGCCTTGAACAAAGTAAAAGAACTCGGTATCTAA
- a CDS encoding sensor histidine kinase, with protein MIPLEENRPDPDELLSRIGGEEKQNRGRLKIFFGMAAGVGKTFEMLRDAQKARSEGTDVWIGYLETHNRRETEAQAEGIPILPRKRSKYKGVDLEEMDLDSILEKKPDLVLVDELAHTNVPGSRHPKRYQDVLEILDQGINVYSTLNVQHLESRAGIVEEISGAPVMERVPDSILEVADEVELIDLVPEDLIKRLKEGKVYPSEKIPQALNSFFRTPNLTALRELSLSYTSKLVDRELSRLEPTKDSKLSEKILVAIGPSAGGAELIRYAKRIAFGLKCPWVTVYVDEGKNLSEEDKNTLRENLQFARELGSEILSLAEKDPVRGILRAVQRTKATHVVVGRSGKNRISWLLEGGSLVDRLSKESGDFQVILAPTDSSKRKSPNRFSPFWWGARSKPVQYFLSFLALMGVTSFNLLLNTFAGYWSIGLIYLFFIMFVSLFAGRGPVLVTAALSAVFWNFLFIPPKFTFYIEKMEDWMMFGTYFLLAIVLGVLTTRLRAREDALQSGEEALSGLYRLSTSLSKAHSLDEIVSVAMESIRNTFHSPILLVLADKEGRLSNTPHTKSDFLPDMREFALANWTFQNRKPSGKSTDTVPMSRGLYLPLLSPGGCFGVLGLDREEKPPLELEEEALLFSMLSQLSLAMERIQLLGIRATAKMAEESEKFYSALFNSVSHDFRTPLTVIRASLDLLDLGEGSLASKDSSLISEIRTAYKKLDRLVSDLLDMSRLESGRLQLDLQWEDPSDLVNDAVKLTQDEKEKHSLTAIADENMPLVRMDHRLMGQVLVHLIQNAFLHTGQNTSVVVRASVPKDHLLLTVEDNGPGVPSGQEEKIFEKFLKGPGEVQGTGLGLSICKGLVEAQGGKIWAENKPEGGARFSIRIPVLTFPPLEDEFV; from the coding sequence GTGATTCCTTTGGAGGAAAATCGGCCCGATCCGGACGAATTGCTTTCCAGGATCGGAGGAGAGGAAAAACAAAACCGAGGGAGATTAAAAATTTTCTTCGGAATGGCCGCAGGCGTCGGCAAGACATTTGAAATGCTTCGAGATGCACAAAAAGCGAGATCGGAGGGCACCGACGTTTGGATCGGTTATTTAGAAACTCATAATAGAAGGGAGACCGAGGCCCAAGCGGAGGGAATTCCTATCCTTCCCCGCAAGAGAAGTAAATACAAGGGAGTCGATCTAGAAGAGATGGATCTGGATTCCATTTTAGAAAAGAAGCCGGATCTTGTCCTTGTAGATGAACTTGCGCATACAAATGTTCCCGGTTCAAGGCATCCTAAAAGATACCAGGATGTTCTGGAGATCTTGGATCAAGGGATCAACGTGTATTCTACATTGAATGTGCAACATTTGGAAAGTCGTGCTGGGATCGTTGAGGAGATTTCGGGTGCTCCGGTTATGGAAAGAGTTCCCGACTCTATTTTGGAAGTTGCAGATGAGGTTGAACTCATCGACTTGGTTCCGGAGGATCTAATCAAACGTCTGAAAGAAGGAAAGGTGTATCCGAGCGAGAAGATCCCTCAGGCTCTCAACTCCTTCTTTCGAACTCCGAATCTTACTGCATTAAGAGAATTATCTTTAAGTTATACATCCAAACTCGTAGACCGAGAACTTTCTAGATTAGAACCTACTAAGGACTCAAAATTATCCGAAAAGATTCTGGTTGCGATCGGCCCATCCGCAGGAGGAGCCGAATTGATCCGTTATGCGAAACGGATTGCCTTCGGCCTGAAATGTCCTTGGGTAACAGTTTATGTGGACGAAGGAAAGAATCTAAGTGAGGAAGACAAGAATACTCTAAGAGAGAATCTGCAATTTGCAAGAGAGTTAGGCTCGGAGATATTAAGTCTCGCCGAAAAGGATCCTGTAAGAGGGATCCTTCGTGCAGTTCAAAGAACTAAGGCTACCCATGTCGTCGTTGGAAGAAGTGGAAAGAACAGAATTTCTTGGCTTCTAGAAGGAGGTTCCCTTGTAGATCGGTTAAGTAAGGAATCGGGAGATTTTCAGGTCATACTCGCGCCAACGGATTCCTCTAAAAGAAAATCACCGAATCGCTTCAGTCCATTCTGGTGGGGTGCACGCTCTAAACCTGTACAGTATTTTCTTTCCTTTCTCGCTTTGATGGGAGTTACCTCCTTTAATCTTTTATTAAATACGTTTGCGGGTTATTGGTCCATCGGACTTATATATTTATTTTTTATAATGTTCGTTTCCCTTTTTGCGGGAAGAGGTCCGGTACTTGTGACTGCGGCTCTAAGCGCTGTCTTCTGGAATTTTCTTTTTATTCCCCCGAAATTCACCTTTTATATAGAAAAGATGGAAGATTGGATGATGTTCGGGACGTATTTTCTATTAGCGATCGTACTCGGAGTTTTGACTACCAGGCTCAGGGCAAGAGAAGACGCCTTGCAAAGTGGAGAAGAGGCACTTTCCGGATTATATAGGCTTTCCACTTCTTTATCTAAGGCACATTCGTTAGACGAAATTGTTTCAGTCGCGATGGAGTCTATTCGAAATACATTTCATTCTCCTATTCTATTAGTCTTGGCGGATAAAGAGGGGAGGCTCTCTAATACTCCTCATACTAAAAGCGATTTTCTTCCGGACATGAGAGAGTTTGCTCTTGCGAATTGGACCTTTCAGAATCGGAAACCTTCCGGAAAATCTACGGACACTGTTCCCATGTCGAGAGGATTGTATCTTCCTCTTTTGTCTCCGGGGGGATGCTTCGGAGTTCTTGGGCTTGATAGAGAAGAAAAACCTCCATTAGAGTTAGAAGAAGAGGCACTTCTATTTTCCATGTTAAGTCAATTGTCTTTGGCAATGGAGAGAATACAACTCTTGGGAATACGAGCAACGGCAAAGATGGCAGAAGAATCCGAAAAGTTTTACTCTGCATTATTCAATTCAGTAAGTCATGATTTTAGGACTCCTTTAACTGTGATCCGAGCCTCTTTGGATCTGCTAGACTTAGGAGAAGGTTCTCTTGCATCTAAGGACTCCAGTTTGATCTCTGAGATCCGTACTGCTTACAAGAAGCTCGACCGTTTGGTTTCCGATCTCTTGGATATGTCCCGCTTAGAATCGGGAAGATTGCAGTTAGATTTGCAGTGGGAAGATCCTTCCGATCTAGTAAATGATGCAGTGAAATTGACTCAGGATGAGAAGGAGAAGCATTCTTTGACTGCGATTGCAGATGAGAATATGCCTTTGGTCAGAATGGATCATAGATTGATGGGTCAGGTTTTAGTACATCTTATTCAAAACGCTTTTTTGCATACTGGACAGAATACCTCTGTCGTAGTAAGGGCGAGTGTTCCAAAAGATCATCTTCTATTAACGGTAGAGGATAACGGACCTGGTGTCCCTTCCGGACAAGAAGAAAAGATCTTCGAGAAGTTCTTAAAAGGCCCAGGAGAAGTACAGGGAACTGGACTCGGGCTTTCTATTTGCAAAGGACTTGTTGAAGCGCAAGGAGGAAAGATCTGGGCTGAGAATAAACCAGAAGGTGGAGCAAGATTTTCCATACGGATCCCTGTCTTAACCTTTCCTCCTTTGGAGGATGAATTTGTCTAG
- the arsS gene encoding arsenosugar biosynthesis radical SAM (seleno)protein ArsS (Some members of this family are selenoproteins.), which produces MKSLLARGSELSSSKEQFRILSEVSERKALPLFAEKLQESGLFPLFPTGVDILQVNVGKLCNQTCKHCHVDAGPDRKEIMSKETMQECLVALASPKISTLDITGGAPEMNPNFRWFVEEASKLGKKIMVRCNLTIVLAGEKYRDLPEFFAKHKVEVVSSLPYFQKRRTDAQRGEGVFDRSVEALKKLNEVGYGVPGSGIVLNLVYNPGGAFLPGGQSTLESDFKRELKENFGVQFNSLFAITNMPISRFLEFLLESGNLDSYLEKIVTSFNPLAAAGVMCRNTLSVGWDGSLYDCDFNQMLDMQLEGEVTKISDFNQASLDKRKIRLEQHCYGCTAGAGSSCGGSLA; this is translated from the coding sequence ATGAAATCACTTCTTGCCAGGGGAAGCGAGCTTTCTTCTTCCAAGGAACAATTTAGGATCTTGTCCGAGGTCTCGGAACGTAAGGCACTTCCTTTGTTCGCGGAGAAATTGCAGGAGAGTGGATTATTCCCTCTTTTTCCGACGGGAGTAGATATCCTACAAGTCAATGTGGGAAAGCTATGCAACCAAACCTGTAAACATTGCCATGTGGATGCCGGACCGGATAGAAAGGAGATCATGTCCAAGGAGACCATGCAGGAATGTCTGGTTGCACTTGCCAGTCCTAAGATCTCTACCTTGGATATTACGGGAGGAGCTCCCGAAATGAACCCGAATTTTAGATGGTTTGTAGAAGAAGCTTCTAAGTTGGGCAAGAAGATCATGGTCCGTTGCAATCTAACCATTGTTCTTGCGGGAGAGAAATACAGGGATCTACCTGAGTTCTTTGCAAAACATAAGGTGGAAGTTGTTTCTAGTCTTCCTTATTTCCAGAAAAGAAGAACGGATGCGCAGCGTGGAGAAGGTGTATTCGATCGTTCCGTAGAAGCATTAAAGAAATTGAATGAAGTCGGATACGGTGTTCCTGGATCCGGTATAGTCCTGAACTTAGTATACAATCCTGGAGGAGCCTTTCTTCCAGGAGGACAATCTACTTTAGAATCCGACTTTAAGAGAGAGTTGAAGGAGAATTTTGGGGTCCAGTTTAATTCTCTATTCGCTATTACGAATATGCCTATCAGTCGTTTCTTGGAATTCCTTTTAGAAAGCGGAAACCTGGATTCTTATTTGGAAAAGATTGTGACTTCTTTCAATCCTTTGGCCGCGGCTGGAGTGATGTGTAGAAATACTCTTAGCGTTGGTTGGGATGGTAGTCTATACGATTGCGATTTCAACCAGATGTTGGATATGCAATTAGAAGGAGAAGTGACTAAGATCTCTGATTTCAACCAGGCTAGTTTAGACAAGAGAAAGATCCGTCTAGAACAGCACTGCTATGGTTGCACTGCGGGAGCCGGTTCTTCTTGCGGAGGATCGTTAGCCTAA
- a CDS encoding response regulator produces the protein MNLSSPVILVIDDEVQIRRLLRMAFEKEGYKVEEAVSVQDAFTKLYMVRPDSIILDLGLPDRGGEEFLKQIRESGSKIPILVLSVRASEKDKILLLDAGADDYLSKPFGVGELLARVRVLLRHSSPEKTDVKVRIGNLEIDFGSRKVTIDGKEIRLTPTEYSFIKLLASYPGKIVTQTQILKELWGPNQLGEAGYLRVYVNQIRKKIEKDPSKPEILITEPGVGYFLRSEE, from the coding sequence ATGAATTTGTCTAGTCCAGTCATACTCGTCATAGATGACGAGGTGCAGATCAGAAGATTATTGAGAATGGCCTTCGAAAAGGAAGGATATAAGGTAGAAGAAGCAGTCTCCGTCCAAGACGCATTCACAAAACTTTATATGGTTCGACCGGACTCCATCATCTTGGATCTAGGGCTACCGGACAGAGGAGGAGAAGAATTCTTAAAGCAGATCAGAGAGTCCGGTTCTAAAATTCCGATCCTAGTTTTAAGTGTGCGAGCTTCCGAGAAAGATAAGATCCTTCTTTTGGATGCCGGAGCGGATGATTATCTTTCCAAGCCTTTCGGAGTAGGGGAATTGCTTGCAAGAGTCAGGGTCCTTCTGAGACATTCCTCCCCGGAAAAAACCGATGTGAAGGTGAGGATAGGAAATTTGGAGATCGATTTCGGCTCACGTAAGGTTACTATAGATGGAAAAGAGATCAGACTCACTCCTACCGAATATTCCTTTATTAAACTATTGGCAAGTTATCCAGGAAAGATCGTAACCCAGACTCAGATCCTGAAGGAACTCTGGGGTCCGAACCAGCTCGGAGAAGCAGGCTATCTACGAGTTTATGTAAATCAGATCCGGAAGAAGATCGAAAAAGATCCTTCTAAGCCGGAGATACTGATTACAGAACCTGGTGTGGGGTATTTCTTGAGATCGGAAGAATAG
- the kdpC gene encoding potassium-transporting ATPase subunit KdpC, protein MIRAFVHFATWSLVCGILYPAFVFGTSKLLFPREASGSLLREGDKIIGSELIAQKFESPKYFHSRPSASNYDASAGGASNQGPTSSSLQKVVEERRAYWVSRGGNDPVPSELLHSSASGLDPHLSPDAVIYQIPLVAKERGYSKEELHALENLVTNSIEGPQWGLFGFPKVNVMKLNLKLDSIR, encoded by the coding sequence ATGATCCGCGCTTTTGTTCATTTCGCAACATGGAGCTTGGTTTGTGGGATCTTATATCCTGCATTCGTGTTTGGAACCTCTAAGCTTTTATTTCCAAGGGAAGCTTCCGGTTCTCTTCTGAGAGAAGGAGACAAGATAATCGGTTCTGAGTTGATTGCTCAGAAGTTCGAATCTCCAAAGTATTTTCATTCTCGTCCGTCCGCTTCGAATTACGATGCGTCTGCGGGAGGGGCTTCTAATCAAGGTCCAACAAGTTCTTCCTTGCAAAAAGTCGTAGAAGAGAGAAGGGCTTATTGGGTATCTCGCGGCGGAAATGACCCTGTTCCTTCCGAATTGCTGCATTCTTCTGCGAGTGGGTTGGATCCTCATTTGAGTCCCGATGCTGTAATCTATCAGATCCCATTGGTCGCGAAAGAGAGAGGATACTCTAAAGAAGAGTTGCATGCATTGGAGAATTTAGTTACGAATTCCATAGAAGGACCTCAATGGGGACTGTTCGGATTTCCTAAGGTCAACGTGATGAAGTTGAATCTAAAATTGGATTCGATCCGTTAG